A part of Diceros bicornis minor isolate mBicDic1 chromosome 10, mDicBic1.mat.cur, whole genome shotgun sequence genomic DNA contains:
- the DBI gene encoding acyl-CoA-binding protein → MSQAEFDKAAEEVKHLKTKPSDDEMLFIYSRYKQATVGDVNTERPGMLDLKGKAKWDAWNALKGTSKGDAMQAYIDKVEDLKKKYGI, encoded by the exons ATGTCTCAG GCCGAGTTTGACAAAGCTGCAGAGGAGGTTAAGCACCTCAAGaccaagccttcagatgatgagatGCTGTTCATCTACAGCCGCTACAAACAAGCCACTGTGGGTGACGTAAATACAG AACGGCCTGGGATGTTGGACCTCAAAGGCAAGGCCAAGTGGGATGCCTGGAATGCACTGAAAG GGACTTCCAAGGGAGATGCCATGCAAGCTTACATCGACAAAGTAGaagacttaaagaaaaaatatggaatataa